CGGCTGCTTAGAACTTGTAAGTAGCTGTTAGGTAATGAGCCCAACCCGTGCTTTCTAGGCCGAAAGTACCATCATCTTTAAGAAGGTACACATCTTTGTAACCCTTTAGGCCATAACCAAGTGCGTAGTTCTCTGAATGCCAATGCAGACCGAAGTATGCAGCGCCACCGCTTGAAGTAAATGTAGTATTTACGAAATCGCCGTTTTCGTCGTATGCGTTAACTTCGTCAGCACCGAACTGGTAATCAACATAACCTTGGAAAGAAACAAAGCTACCGTTGTCAAAGTTCATTACAGGCTTGAACCAGTTCATAGAGAACTGGTAACCATTCCACTCTTTAGCGTTAAAGTCATATGCGCCATATAAGTTCATGCCAGTTTTACCTAACCATGGAACCATAACGTCAGCACCAATACCCCAGAATGACATATTCACATCGCCACCGCTTACAGTAACTTCGTTACCGCTGGTATCGTAAGTAGTATACTCGCCAGAGATTGCTCCGCCACCCCAGTTGAATAGAGTAGAGAAGTAAACTTCTTGGATAGGACCTAGAGAAAGATCCCAACCAGTAATTGCATCGATAGAGAAACG
The Shewanella sp. KX20019 DNA segment above includes these coding regions:
- a CDS encoding nucleoside-specific channel-forming Tsx family protein produces the protein MKNVKTIALATALAATATMAAPTFAADRGEDIRSGDYSWMQFNAMYAFNELPRSDADDGGHDYLEMEFGGRAGVVDLYGYVDVFNLANSSSGDKTAGDSKMFMKFAPRFSIDAITGWDLSLGPIQEVYFSTLFNWGGGAISGEYTTYDTSGNEVTVSGGDVNMSFWGIGADVMVPWLGKTGMNLYGAYDFNAKEWNGYQFSMNWFKPVMNFDNGSFVSFQGYVDYQFGADEVNAYDENGDFVNTTFTSSGGAAYFGLHWHSENYALGYGLKGYKDVYLLKDDGTFGLESTGWAHYLTATYKF